DNA from bacterium:
CATACTGCGGATCGCTGGGGACGACGGCCGGGAAGGCCCGCCAGTCGGGGTTGGCGTGCTCCACGTCCGGATGAGCGGCGAGGCGAGCCGCGATGGCAACCACGTCCGCCTCCCCCGCGAGGTCCAGGCGGAACCAGCGGTCTACGCCCAGACGGTCGCGATCGGCGCTCCCGGCGGGGCCGCCGAGGGCCTTGGCCAAGCGCACCACGCCGGTCTCGGCCAGCATGGCGTCCATGTCGGCGAGACCCGTCTTCGCCCCCGGAACCGCCACGTTCTTGACCGAAGCGGCCGCGAGGTTGGAACGGCGGTAGGCATCCGCGGTGAACTGGACCAGCACGCGATCCGGCGCGTAGGGCAGGACGTCGTCCGCACTGCGGACGTAGCCCGACTGGACCGGCGCGTAGGGACGGGGAGCCGAGGCGTCGGCTGCGAAGGAAAGTCCGGCAACCGACAGGATCAGCAACAGGATCGTGGCGTGGCGGATAGTCATGGGGCCTCCGGATCTTGAGCGCGTCGGGTTCTGTGAGCGGATACGCGTCGCGATCGACGTGATCGGCGCCCTACGCACCGATGGGCGGTTTCAGTCGTGTCAGAGAATTTCGCACGGGCGGGCGGCTGTAGTTCCCTCACAGTAGGTCACATAATCATATACTAAATCACGGCCTGTTACAATAGTCGTCGGTTCGGAACGATGCGGATCTTCTCTTCTGAGGAGTACTTGCGGCGAGTGCGGCGCATGATCTCGCGGACGACTTTCTCGGGATCTCGTTGGTCTGACAAGGCGCACTCCTTCAGCGCGGAAGCAGGTGAAGGATCAACGGCCGGAGTGGTCACGTTCTCCTGGGCCGTGACACGAGCCGGGGTCGCCTCGCCGAGATCCGTCTCGATGAAGGCCCAGGTGTCCCCGATGAACATGGCACTGGTCGGGACCACGTATTGTGGTGTGGTGAGGATGTCCCAGCTCTGGATTCCGTAATCCCGGATCGCGTAGAGGCGGACCTTTGTTTTACATCCGAGATGTCGTCCAAAGCCAGTCAGGGACACACGGGGTCAGCGACAGAGCTCGGTCTCGCCGGAAGCCAGTTCGCGGACGAGGACGAGCCCCAGTCCGGCGACCTGCCGGATCCGTGGGAAAGAGAGCCGGTCGACTTCGTCGCTCGGTCGGTGCAGATCGGCATGGGCTCCACAGAACAGCCCCAAGGATGGAATGCCGGCATCGGCGAAGCTGCGACTGTCGCTCGCGCCGCCCTGGGAGACATCATAGTGCAACGGCAGCCGGCTCCCCTTCTCGTTCGCCCCGGCACAGACATCCCGCAACTCCGGGCACACCGACTCGCTGTCCATCACGGTGATGCCTCCCGGCTTGGGCCAATACGTGTCCTCGCGGCCGATCATGTCGATGTTGACGTTCACGAAGATGCGGCCGCGTTCGACCGGCCCGTGGTCGAGGAAGTGGCGCGAGCCCAACCGAGGATCCGCTTCGTAATCCTCGCCGGTGAAGAAGACGAAGAGCACGGCCCGCTCGAGGGGATCCTTCGCCACCAGGCGGGCGACCTCCAGGACCGCCGCACAGCCGCTGGCGTTGTCGTCCGCGCCGTTGCAGATCTGACCGTCGATCGGCGGGATGTGGTCAAGGTGGGCACAAACGAGAACGTACTCGCGGCCCAGATCCGGATCCGCGCCCGGGATGAAGCCGACGACGTTGTAACATGTGTCGGCGGCGGCACCGGAGCCGTCATCGGGGATCGGCGCAGGGACCGGGTGAAGGAAACCGCCCAGGTCCTCCCCGCCGGACGGGAATGGTTGCAGACCAGCCGCTGCGAGCTGACTCGAGACGTATTCGGCGGCGATCCTGTAACCCCGGGAGCCGATCACCCGTCCGCCGAGATAGTCGGAGGCCAAGAAGTACACGTGCCCCCGGAGCTGATCGATGGAAATTTCGTTCGTTTCGGTTCCGCAGACGCCAGAAGCGAGAACAGTGGCCATAAGACATACAGGCAGGAGAATCCGGGATCGCCATGCGGTCCGGCTCATGTGGTAGCTCCCTGTTCTTCTCGCGTACGAATGATGAATACTTCGCGATCCCATATACGACGGGCGACTTGTCGATGTTTCGCCAATACATGTCGGACAGACATGCGGAGGGATGGCGGAATTGCACCCAGGTCTCAACGGGACCCGATCTTCGTGAACCGGGCCCCGCCCTCTCTCCGCTTCCCAATGTACATCGCTAGACCTTATGGAGTGACCGGCCCCCGTGTCGTAACATCGTCATGTCACTAGAACTGGCGATGACGACCGGGTGGCAAGCACCGCAGTCGCGGGTTAACGCCCCAGGGCGTCAGAGCCGCATACGACGAAGGGAGCCGACCATGAGCAGTATAGCCCACGCAGGACTCGACGTGCACAAAGAAACCATCGCCATCGCCCTGCTGCCCGCGGGCAAGACCCGCCCGCTGGAATGACAGATCGCCAACGAGCCGACGGCCGTCCGCCGGTTGATCCGCAAGCTGAAAGCCTGCGGCCCTGTGGCTTGCGCCTACGAGGCCGGCCCCACCGGCTACGCCCTGCAGCGCCAACTCGAGGGCGCCGGGATCCCCTGTCTGGTCGCCACCCCCTCTCTGATCCCCGTGCGCTGCGGCGACCGGGTCAAGACCGACCATTGCGACGCCCGCAAGCTGGCCGAGCTGCTGCGGGCCGGGCTGTTGACCCCGGTGCACCCCCCGACCGAGGAGGAGGAAGCCGTGCGCGACCTGAGCCGATGCCGCGAGGACGCCCAGAAGGATCTGGTCCGCTCACGGCATCGTCTCAGCAAGTTCCTGCTGCGCCGCGGGCTGGTGTTCCGCGGCGGCCGCAACTGGTCCCAGCGCCACCGGACCTGGCTCAACGGCCTGAAGTTCGAGCGGCCGGCCGACCGGATCGTCTTCGAGGACTATCTGCTGGCGGTCGAGCAGCACGAAGCCCGGGTGGCGGCCCGGCTGGCCGAGGTCGCCGCTGCCGAGCCGTACCGCACGCCGGTAGCCCGTCTGCGCTGCTTCCGCGGCATCGACACCACCACGGCCTTGGCTCTGGTCGCCGAGCTGCACGATATCCGGCGCTTCGCCGGCGCTGCCCAGCTGATGGCCTACCTCGGCCTGGTGCCCAGCGAGCACAGCAGCGGCGGCAACAGACGACAGGGGGGCATCACCAAGACCGGCAACGGGCATGTTCGCCGCCTGCTTGTCGAAACCGCCTGGCACTACCGGCACAAGCCCTCGGTCGGGGTGAAGCTCCGCAAGAGGCGGTGCGGACAACCACCGCAGGTGATCGCCCGGGCCGACCGGGCGCAGCAGCGACTATGCAGGCAGTACCGCCGCATGACCGCCCGCGGCAAGCATCACAACACCATCGTCGCCGCCATCGCCCGCAGGCTGGTCGGATATCTGTGGGAAACGCTTCGAGAGGCGCAGCCGGTCATGGCCTGAGGGGAAGAACGTGCGCTACGGAAATCGGAAAGGGTGGATGAAGGCGGGCACGATCCCGGGAACCCGCGATACCGCTATGCGGCTGGGCGCCAAGACCCAGATCCGTGCCACTAGACTGCGGTACCCCACGACGGAGCACGGTCATGCGGCTCGGCGCCGGTTCGCCGGCGCAACCCACGCATATCAGAGTGACACGTCGTCGAAGCAGCCTGTCTCGTCCACCCTCTCCGACTGCCGAAAACAGGCACAGCAAAGGCCGCCTCCCCGAAGGAAGACGGCCCTTGACACAGGGTCACTCCATATCAGCGGTACATACTCTTCAAGGTCCCCCAGTCGGCGGTCTCGCTCGCGACGGTATCGAGGCACTCGGTGTCGAAGTTGTCGAGGTAGGCCACCGCGCCGGGGCCGACCACGAACGTGATGGTGTGCGTGCCGAAGCAGTCGGGCTCTCTCTCGGTATTGTCGCCCCAGGAGGTGCTGGGCGGGAAGCCGACGGGCGGCTCGAACAGGTCGTCGGGATTGGAGAAGGTGCCGTCATCATCGACGTACACCCCGATCCAGGACCCGATCAACCAGGCTTCGAAGAAGAAGTCGTACTCGATCTGACAGACGGCGTCGGGGTACGTACCATCGCAGTCGAAGGTGAAGGTCACGGTGACCACGCCGCTGCCATTGCGGTTGTCGATGCTCAGGACGTTGCCGGTGGCGCCGGGAGGCGTGGAGCCGCCGAGGCTGGCCGCGGGCACTACCGTCACGGTGCTGGGGTCGCCGGTGATGACGCCAGAACCGGAGTACGGGCCGGGCGGCATGCCGTCGAAGCCGGTGCCTTGGACGTCCGCCATCGCGACGGCGGGCAGGACCAGGGCGGTCAGCAGGATCAGTCGAATCAGGTTCGTTCTCTTCGTATTCATTGCTCTTCTCCTCGTCAAGGGCATCGGGGACTGGTCATGACGGGGGTGTTTACTGGATCGATAAAGCCTTACATCTTGGCGATGGAAATAACGGGGCCGTGAAGTAATCGATCGCGCCGATCAACTTGTGCTTCCAGAAAACTCGCCGACCGGATATCCAAGGACTCATGCGAGCAGCCCGATGGGTGGCCATGATGCCCAAATTCATCCTGCACACCCTGTTGCCACGATCAGATCCCACCGACTGCTCGCCCTGGAGACCCCCGCCCTCCGCCACCAGATCAAGGGTCTGGGCGAATAACTAAGCACCCCCGTGGGACGCGCATAGGAATGGTTGTGGATATGGTTGAGATCAATCATCGCCCTCTCCCCGGGCGCAATTCAGAGCAGCTTCGCGGATTCTTTGGCCACGCAGATGATGTCTTCGCCGAGTGCCTTGATGCGAGCTTGGAGTTTCGCAAGATTCTCGTTCAGGGCTTTCGACACTTTCACTGTCGCAACAAGGATCTTAAACGCATCAACATCCAATAGCTGAGGTTTTAGGGCTTCTAGGTCGACTATGTCGGCCTGCCGGATCTTCGCGAGGTCGGCCGCCAGATCCTGATCGGCGGCTTCAGTGCTCCGTCTCGAATCCCCGCGGAGTTTGGCCCTCAGATCTTCCCAGAAGCCCATTTTTCCTCCTCCTGATTGATATCGGATCTCGTCTCTGATCATCTGTAAGTCCTCAACGAGGTTCCCAGCCTCGAACGTCTTCCGATTGCCCCCTTCAACCATCCGGGAGGCTTGCCACAGCCCAACATTGATTTGCTCTGAGATCCCTCAGGCCCATGGTCTTCGAGACGTCATCCTGGCGTGCTGGACATTGCGAATACTGTTCAATCGGGCGGTGATCACAGCATTAGCTTTCGAAAGCACGTTGACGACCTGCAGCAGATCTCGCTTTTGAGCATCGAGAGAATCCAGGAGTTCGTGATGCTTCGCCTTGATCTCCTCGAGGGCGATCTCTGTCCGGGCCTGCAAGCCCGATAGCACCGGATTTGGCTCTGAGTGTGAGGCGAGGCCGACCAAACCTCCTTCCTGGATGGAAATCCTCAGGTAGACCGGCTGCCGGCAGTTGACTAGATAATCGCGTATCCGAGTGCGCAGATCGTCGAAATGCAATTCGATCAGGACAACTTACGACCGGTGGACCTCGATCTAGTACTTGCCCATAACGTAGAACAACTCGACAACCTCTTTGGGAACACGCGAGCACAGCCGGGTCAGAGGGATCACCAGGACGACAAACGACAGAGTG
Protein-coding regions in this window:
- a CDS encoding M20/M25/M40 family metallo-hydrolase; amino-acid sequence: MYFLASDYLGGRVIGSRGYRIAAEYVSSQLAAAGLQPFPSGGEDLGGFLHPVPAPIPDDGSGAAADTCYNVVGFIPGADPDLGREYVLVCAHLDHIPPIDGQICNGADDNASGCAAVLEVARLVAKDPLERAVLFVFFTGEDYEADPRLGSRHFLDHGPVERGRIFVNVNIDMIGREDTYWPKPGGITVMDSESVCPELRDVCAGANEKGSRLPLHYDVSQGGASDSRSFADAGIPSLGLFCGAHADLHRPSDEVDRLSFPRIRQVAGLGLVLVRELASGETELCR
- a CDS encoding IS110 family transposase: MIRKLKACGPVACAYEAGPTGYALQRQLEGAGIPCLVATPSLIPVRCGDRVKTDHCDARKLAELLRAGLLTPVHPPTEEEEAVRDLSRCREDAQKDLVRSRHRLSKFLLRRGLVFRGGRNWSQRHRTWLNGLKFERPADRIVFEDYLLAVEQHEARVAARLAEVAAAEPYRTPVARLRCFRGIDTTTALALVAELHDIRRFAGAAQLMAYLGLVPSEHSSGGNRRQGGITKTGNGHVRRLLVETAWHYRHKPSVGVKLRKRRCGQPPQVIARADRAQQRLCRQYRRMTARGKHHNTIVAAIARRLVGYLWETLREAQPVMA